The proteins below come from a single Gimesia alba genomic window:
- a CDS encoding sugar phosphate isomerase/epimerase family protein yields MAALVSCLTNSYGRFGPIAAIEHIRDAGLSHLELNIKNHGVPSFFKETPLLTNASTADDVEQVKSLLEKHSVKLSSCNITSGNPLEPEIVSITKQKLDLAHLLGVKLVVGGAGEIEQESQREDLYKNLREIGDYAFAKGITYCFETHPGICVNAAGMLRTMQDLDHPHLRLNFDTGNINYYNKHANVLESLHEVVHYVKHVHLKDSYCKYKDWNFTTLGEAGGVDFLKVRYILEDHKFEGPYSLEIEGIEGEPELTLEEHHNRVKQSVLYLRECGFFE; encoded by the coding sequence ATGGCCGCCCTTGTCTCCTGTTTGACAAACTCCTATGGTCGCTTTGGTCCCATCGCTGCAATAGAGCACATCCGTGATGCCGGGCTGTCCCACTTGGAACTGAATATCAAAAACCATGGTGTTCCTTCGTTCTTTAAAGAAACACCCCTGCTTACCAATGCGTCCACAGCTGACGACGTGGAGCAAGTGAAAAGCCTCCTGGAAAAACATAGCGTCAAACTTTCCAGCTGTAACATTACCAGTGGAAATCCACTCGAACCCGAGATTGTCTCAATCACAAAACAGAAGCTCGACCTGGCACATCTGCTGGGAGTCAAACTGGTCGTGGGCGGCGCCGGAGAAATTGAGCAGGAATCACAGAGAGAGGATCTCTACAAAAATTTACGTGAGATCGGAGATTATGCGTTCGCAAAAGGCATCACTTACTGCTTCGAAACCCATCCGGGAATTTGTGTGAATGCGGCCGGCATGTTACGTACGATGCAGGACCTGGATCATCCCCACTTAAGGCTCAACTTTGATACCGGCAACATCAACTATTACAACAAACACGCCAACGTTCTGGAATCGCTGCATGAAGTGGTCCACTATGTGAAACACGTGCATTTGAAAGATTCCTACTGCAAATACAAAGACTGGAATTTCACAACCCTCGGCGAAGCGGGGGGCGTCGACTTTCTCAAAGTCCGTTACATTCTGGAAGACCACAAATTTGAAGGCCCTTACAGCCTGGAGATCGAAGGCATTGAAGGGGAACCCGAACTCACGCTGGAAGAACATCACAACCGTGTGAAACAGAGCGTGCTATACCTGAGGGAATGCGGTTTCTTTGAATAA